Proteins encoded in a region of the Coffea eugenioides isolate CCC68of chromosome 4, Ceug_1.0, whole genome shotgun sequence genome:
- the LOC113769409 gene encoding uncharacterized protein LOC113769409, with amino-acid sequence MEEEEIQHFSHDEHPLITIELQKNNDNGDGDDKKVEICYGCQKQILEPTAYCCFSCNFFLHKPCAEIPLQITHPMHPQHPLVLHREPPYSSGSCTCDACGQKGWKFFAYSCSLCKFDLDISCASQDRFAREGQSDLGDPGRNLVKLPSNGAAQNLIKLSLLHCSITSSLRKINTEEKIVVSTHNHPLVPSKMMLTKHEINSATADQEEAILSICDWCIEPILLSDPHYACAEGDYFLHKTCYQFPDELQTPKHPEHLLTPMTVLAVAGNFRCHAYLKEGSCLYYECKSCKFYICIKCVSASLTSAVLHNSHKHLLTQVENTNRITCNACGFDRGSFGFGCEDCHFYLDYECALMPPTAKQKWDEHMLVLSISVSTWWLGSFGYLVFIVSIYIW; translated from the exons ATGGAGGAAGAGGAAATTCAACATTTCAGTCATGATGAGCACCCTCTGATCACGATTGAATTGCAGAAAAACAATGATAATGGCGATGGAGATGATAAGAAAGTAGAAATCTGCTACGGGTGTCAAAAACAAATTTTGGAGCCCACAGCATATTGTTGCTTCAGCTGCAATTTCTTTCTCCACAAACCATGTGCAGAAATTCCTTTGCAGATTACTCATCCGATGCATCCCCAGCATCCATTAGTGCTCCATAGGGAGCCACCTTATTCTTCTGGTAGTTGTACTTGTGATGCTTGTGGCCAAAAGGGTTGGAAGTTTTTCGCCTACAGTTGTTCCTTGTGCAAATTTGATCTCGATATATCGTGTGCTTCTCAAGACCG gttTGCTAGAGAAGGACAATCAGATTTGGGAGATCCAGGCAGAAATTTGGTCAAACTGCCCTCCAATGGTGCAGCCCAAAACTTGATCAAACTTTCTCTTCTTCACTGCAGCATTACTAGCAGTCTCAGAAAAATTAATACCGAAGAAAAGATAGTAGTATCTACGCACAATCACCCACTTGTTCCATCCAAGATGATGCTAACCAAGCATGAGATTAATAGTGCTACTGCTGATCAAGAAGAAGCAATACTATCAATTTGTGACTGGTGTATTGAGCCTATTCTCTTGTCTGATCCTCACTATGCTTGCGCCGAGGGCGATTACTTTCTCCATAAGACTTGTTATCAATTCCCTGATGAACTACAAACCCCAAAACATCCCGAGCATTTGCTTACACCGATGACAGTATTGGCTGTTGCTGGCAACTTTAGGTGTCATGCCTATCTAAAGGAGGGAAGTTGTCTCTACTATGAATGCAAATCCTGTAAATTCTACATTTGTATCAAGTGCGTGAGTGCGAGCTTGACATCAGCTGTTTTGCACAATTCTCATAAGCATCTCTTAACTCAGGTTGAAAACACAAATCGGATAACGTGCAATGCCTGTGGCTTTGACAGAGGTagttttggatttggttgtgAAGATTGCCATTTTTATTTGGACTACGAGTGTGCCCTGATGCCACCTACAGCCAAACAGAAATGGGACGAGCATATGCTCGTGTTATCTATTAGTGTATCTACTTGGTGGCTGGGCAGTTTCGGGTATCTTGTGTTTATAGTATCTATCTATATTTGGTAG